One genomic window of Motacilla alba alba isolate MOTALB_02 chromosome 1, Motacilla_alba_V1.0_pri, whole genome shotgun sequence includes the following:
- the GATD3A gene encoding glutamine amidotransferase-like class 1 domain-containing protein 3A, mitochondrial, protein MLTSRGPALCTALRRAAPGGLASFHSSARRCRAARVAVVLSGCGVYDGTEIHEASAVLVHLSRGGAEVQMYAPDVPQMHVIDHSKGQPAEAESRNVLVESARIARGKISSLAKLTTADHDAVIFPGGFGAAKNLSTFAVDGKDCKVNREVERVLKDFHKAGKPIGLCCISPVLAAKVLSGAEVTVGHEEEEGGKWPYAGTAGAIKELGAKHCVKEVTEAHVDTKNKVVTTPAFMCETALHHIFDGIGAMVKNVLKLTGK, encoded by the exons ATGCTGACCTCCCGAGGCCCGGCCCTGTGCACGGCGCTGCGGCGAGCAGCGCCCGGCGGCCTCGCTTCCTTCCACTCCTCCGCTCGGCGCTGCCGCGCCGCCCGCGTCGCTGTG GTCCTGTCTGGCTGTGGTGTCTATGATGGCACAGAAATCCACGAGGCATCAGC tgtCCTGGTTCACCTGAGCCGTGGGGGAGCTGAGGTTCAGATGTACGCTCCAGATGTCCCTCAGATGCATGTCATTGACCACAGTAAAGGGCAACCAGCTGAAGCTGAGTCAAG GAATGTTCTAGTGGAATCTGCCAGAATTGCTCGTGGTAAAATCTCAAGCCTGGCTAAGCTCACTACAGCAGACCACGATGCTGTGATATTCCCCGGTGGATTCGGAGCTGCCAAAAACTT ATCTACCTTTGCTGTTGATGGGAAGGATTGCAAGGTGAACAGAGAAGTTGAGCGAGTCCTGAAAGACTTCCACAAAGCAGGCAAACCTATTGG cctgtgctgcatttccccagtgctggcagcaaaggTGCTCTCTGGTGCTGAGGTAACTGTGGGCCatgaagaagaggaaggggGCAAGTGGCCTTATGCTGGGACTGCAGGAGCCATCAAAGAGCTGGGAGCAAAACACTGTGTGAAAGAAGTAACC GAAGCTCATGTGGATACAAAAAATAAGGTGGTGACCACCCCAGCATTTATGTGTGAAACAGCATTACACCACATCTTCGATGGCATTGGGGCAATGGTAAAGAATGTGCTAAAATTAACTggcaaataa
- the LOC119706552 gene encoding V-set domain containing T-cell activation inhibitor 1-like isoform X1 has translation MKWETALWMVACLLLASLPRGQLDTTCHAFVGETVVLPCTTTPPGDLTLSKSMLYWQIGTKQLVHFFQNGQDSLEGQDEKFHGRTSLFLDQMKHGNLSLKISNVQLWDDAEYSCIYRQTESHQTKKSTIKLNVSAPPRIEEPPSPSEQNQIPSGSPMDVPNLIVLPLSFLLLVPLGLWHL, from the exons ATGAAATG GGAGACTGCTCTCTGGATGGTTGCCTGCTTGCTGCTGGCTTCTCTGCCCAGAG GTCAGCTGGACACCACGTGCCATGCATTTGTTGGAGAAACTGTGGTTCTGCCTTGCACCACCACCCCTCCTGGAGACCTGACCCTTTCCAAGTCAATGCTCTACTGGCAGATTGGCACCAAGCAGCTGGTGCACTTCTTTCAGAATGGGCAGGATTCACTGGAGGGCCAGGATGAAAAGTTCCACGGCAGAACCAGTCTTTTTCTGGACCAGATGAAGCATGGCAACCTTTCCTTAAAGATCTCCAATGTCCAGTTATGGGATGATGCTGAATATTCCTGCATCTACAGACAGACTGAGAGCCACCAAACAAAGAAATCTACAATTAAACTCAATGTATcag ctccaccTAGGATTGAGGAGCCACCTTCCCCTTCTG agcagaatcAGATTCCCTCCGGAAGCCCCATGGATGTGCCAAATCTGATTGTTCTTCccctctctttcctcctcctggtCCCCCTGGGGCTTTGGCACTTATAA
- the LOC119706552 gene encoding V-set domain containing T-cell activation inhibitor 1-like isoform X2 translates to MKWETALWMVACLLLASLPRGQLDTTCHAFVGETVVLPCTTTPPGDLTLSKSMLYWQIGTKQLVHFFQNGQDSLEGQDEKFHGRTSLFLDQMKHGNLSLKISNVQLWDDAEYSCIYRQTESHQTKKSTIKLNVSEQNQIPSGSPMDVPNLIVLPLSFLLLVPLGLWHL, encoded by the exons ATGAAATG GGAGACTGCTCTCTGGATGGTTGCCTGCTTGCTGCTGGCTTCTCTGCCCAGAG GTCAGCTGGACACCACGTGCCATGCATTTGTTGGAGAAACTGTGGTTCTGCCTTGCACCACCACCCCTCCTGGAGACCTGACCCTTTCCAAGTCAATGCTCTACTGGCAGATTGGCACCAAGCAGCTGGTGCACTTCTTTCAGAATGGGCAGGATTCACTGGAGGGCCAGGATGAAAAGTTCCACGGCAGAACCAGTCTTTTTCTGGACCAGATGAAGCATGGCAACCTTTCCTTAAAGATCTCCAATGTCCAGTTATGGGATGATGCTGAATATTCCTGCATCTACAGACAGACTGAGAGCCACCAAACAAAGAAATCTACAATTAAACTCAATGTATcag agcagaatcAGATTCCCTCCGGAAGCCCCATGGATGTGCCAAATCTGATTGTTCTTCccctctctttcctcctcctggtCCCCCTGGGGCTTTGGCACTTATAA